In one window of Neofelis nebulosa isolate mNeoNeb1 chromosome 15, mNeoNeb1.pri, whole genome shotgun sequence DNA:
- the ADAM15 gene encoding disintegrin and metalloproteinase domain-containing protein 15 isoform X8, whose translation MRLALLWALGLLGAGSPLSSRPLPDRGGPVEEQTRPERALGGHSEPQIFQDSPTLSLAEMLQTNLPEALRIRLELDGDSHTLELLQNRELVPGRPHLMWYRPDGTRVASEGHALDSCCYQGAVRGHVGSWASVCTCSGLRGLVVLSPERSYTLELGPGDLRAAPIISRTRDLLLPGRTCGLSGHASVATRAPQERPRGRRHSHVRSRRRTRDVVAETKVIELVLVADHSEVQRYPDFQYLLTRMLKVAFLLDTFFRPLNVRVALVGLEAWSQRDLVEISRDPGLTLHNFLRWRREDLLPRLPHDSAQLVTATSFSGPAVGMATQNSICSPDLSGGVNMDHSTSVLGVASSIAHELGHSLGLDHDLPGNSCPCPGPAPAKSCIMEASTDFLPGLNFSNCSRRALEEALLEGMGSCLFERQPGLPSMAAVCGNMLVEPGEQCDCGFPDECTDPCCDDVTCQLRPGAQCASGGLCCQDCQLRPAGWQCRPARGDCDLAEFCSGDSPQCPPDVSLGDGEPCAGGQAVCVQGRCASYAQQCQALWGPGAQPAAPRCLLTANTRGDAFGSCGRSPDGSYVSCAPKDAMCGQLQCQGGRARPLRGSARDLHWEILEANGTQPKLNCSWVHLDLGNDVAQPLLTLPGTACGPDLVCIDRRCQPVGLLGAQECRSKCHGHGVCDSKGHCRCEEGWAPPDCANRSRATSSLTTGLPLSLLLLVALMLLGASYWHRARLRQRLCQLKGPSCQYRAAQSGPPERPGPPQRVLLMPGAKASALGFPAPPSRPLPPDPVPKRLQGPAKPPPPRKPLPANPQSRCPLGDLPGPETGIQPVVVPSRPAPPPPAASSLYL comes from the exons ATGCGGCTGGCGCTGCTCTgggccctggggctcctgggcgcAGGCAGCCCCCTGTCCTCCCGGCCGCTCCCGGATCGAG GTGGCCCTGTGGAGGAGCAGACAAGGCCAGAGAGGGCCCTGGGTGGACACTCGGAGCCCCAGATCTTTCAAGACAGCCCCACACTCAGCCTAGCGGAGATGCTCCAG ACCAATCTGCCTGAGGCTCTGCGGATCAGATTGGAATTGGACGGTGACAGTCATACCCTGGAGCTGCTGCAGAATAG GGAGCTAGTCCCAGGCCGCCCACACCTGATGTGGTACCGGCCCGACGGCACCCGTGTGGCCAGCGAGGGACACGCTCTG GACAGCTGCTGCTACCAGGGAGCGGTACGGGGCCACGTGGGCTCCTGGGCATCCGTGTGCACCTGCTCAGGGCTCAG ggGTCTGGTGGTCCTGTCCCCCGAGAGAAGCTACACCTTGGAGCTGGGGCCCGGGGACCTGCGAGCCGCCCCCATCATCTCCCGGACCCGAGACCTCCTCCTGCCAGGCCGCACCTGTGGGTTGAGCGGGCACGCATCTGTGGCCACGCGGGCTCCCCAGGAGCGGCCCCGGGGACGGCGCCACAGCCACGTGCGCAGTCGTCGG CGGACGCGGGACGTGGTGGCAGAGACCAAGGTTATTGAGCTGGTGCTCGTAGCCGACCATTCTGAG GTCCAGAGGTACCCGGACTTCCAGTACCTGCTGACCCGCATGCTGAAGGTGGCCTTTCTCCTGGACACC TTCTTCCGGCCCCTGAACGTCCGGGTGGCGCTGGTgggcctggaggcctggagccaGCGTGACCTGGTGGAGATCAGCCGGGACCCCGGCCTCACGCTACACAACTTCCTGCGCTGGCGTCGGGAAGACTTACTGCCTCGACTGCCCCACGACAGCGCCCAGCTCGTGAC TGCCACCTCGTTCTCCGGGCCCGCGGTGGGCATGGCCACTCAGAATTCCATCTGCTCTCCCGACCTCTCGGGGGGTGTGAACATG GACCACTCCACCAGCGTCCTGGGGGTTGCGTCCTCCATAGCTCACGAGCTGGGCCACAGCCTGGGCCTGGACCACGACTTGCCAGGGAACAGCTGCCCCTGCCCGGGCCCGGCCCCGGCCAAGAGCTGCATCATGGAGGCCTCCACAGA CTTCCTGCCAGGCCTCAACTTCAGCAACTGCAGCCGGCGGGCCCTGGAGGAGGCTCTCCTGGAGGGGATGGGCAGCTGCCTCTTCGAACGGCAGCCCGGCCTGCCCTCTATGGCCGCTGTCTGCGGAAATATGTTGGTGGAGCCGGGCGAGCAGTGTGACTGTGGCTTCCCGGAC GAATGCACCGACCCCTGTTGCGATGACGTCACCTGCCAGCTGAGGCCTGGGGCGCAGTGCGCGTCCGGCGGGCTCTGTTGTCAGGATTGCCAG cTGCGCCCAGCCGGCTGGCAGTGCCGCCCCGCCAGAGGGGACTGTGACCTCGCGGAGTTCTGCTCGGGAGACAGCCCCCAGTGCCCTCCTGACGTCAGCCTGGGCGACGGTGAGCCGTGCGCGGGGGGCCAGGCTGTGTGCGTGCAGGGGCGCTGCGCTTCCTATGCCCAGCAGTGCCAGGCTCTCTGGGGACCCGGGGCCCAGCCCGCCGCACCGCGCTGCCTCCTTACCGCCAACACGAGAGGCGATGCCTTCGGGAGCTGTGGACGCAGCCCTGATGGCAGCTACGTGTCCTGTGCCCCTAA AGATGCCATGTGCGGGCAGCTCCAGTGCCAGGGGGGTCGGGCCCGGCCGCTGCGGGGCTCAGCCCGGGATCTACACTGGGAGATACTAGAGGCCAACGGGACCCAGCCGAAGCTGAACTGCAGCTGGGTCCACCTGGACCTGGGCAATGACGTGGCCCAGCCCCTCCTGACTCTGCCCGGCACAGCCTGTGGTCCTGACCTG GTGTGCATTGACCGTCGATGCCAGCCCGTGGGTCTCCTGGGAGCGCAGGAATGTCGAAGCAAGTGCCATGGGCACGGG GTCTGCGACAGCAAAGGACACTGCCGCTGCGAGGAGGGCTGGGCGCCGCCGGACTGTGCCAATCgcagcagag CAACCAGCTCCCTGACCACAGGGCTGCCTCTCAGCCTCCTGCTGTTGGTGGCCCTGATGCTCCTGGGCGCCAGCTACTGGCACCGTGCCCGCCTGCGCCAACGGCTCTGTCAGCTCAAAGGCCCCAGCTGCCAGTACAG GGCAGCCCAGTCTGGTCCCCCAGAACGCCCAGGACCCCCGCAGAGGGTCCTGCTGATGCCAGGTGCCAAG GCCAGTGCTCTTGGCTTCCCGGCTCCCCCTTCCAGGCCGCTGCCTCCTGACCCTGTGCCCAAGAGACTCCAG
- the ADAM15 gene encoding disintegrin and metalloproteinase domain-containing protein 15 isoform X6 — MRLALLWALGLLGAGSPLSSRPLPDRGGPVEEQTRPERALGGHSEPQIFQDSPTLSLAEMLQTNLPEALRIRLELDGDSHTLELLQNRELVPGRPHLMWYRPDGTRVASEGHALDSCCYQGAVRGHVGSWASVCTCSGLRGLVVLSPERSYTLELGPGDLRAAPIISRTRDLLLPGRTCGLSGHASVATRAPQERPRGRRHSHVRSRRRTRDVVAETKVIELVLVADHSEVQRYPDFQYLLTRMLKVAFLLDTFFRPLNVRVALVGLEAWSQRDLVEISRDPGLTLHNFLRWRREDLLPRLPHDSAQLVTATSFSGPAVGMATQNSICSPDLSGGVNMDHSTSVLGVASSIAHELGHSLGLDHDLPGNSCPCPGPAPAKSCIMEASTDFLPGLNFSNCSRRALEEALLEGMGSCLFERQPGLPSMAAVCGNMLVEPGEQCDCGFPDECTDPCCDDVTCQLRPGAQCASGGLCCQDCQLRPAGWQCRPARGDCDLAEFCSGDSPQCPPDVSLGDGEPCAGGQAVCVQGRCASYAQQCQALWGPGAQPAAPRCLLTANTRGDAFGSCGRSPDGSYVSCAPKDAMCGQLQCQGGRARPLRGSARDLHWEILEANGTQPKLNCSWVHLDLGNDVAQPLLTLPGTACGPDLVCIDRRCQPVGLLGAQECRSKCHGHGVCDSKGHCRCEEGWAPPDCANRSRATSSLTTGLPLSLLLLVALMLLGASYWHRARLRQRLCQLKGPSCQYRAAQSGPPERPGPPQRVLLMPGAKASALGFPAPPSRPLPPDPVPKRLQVGTMTSPPKLASCLLSHSQGPAKPPPPRKPLPANPQSRCPLGDLPGPETGIQPVVVPSRPAPPPPAASSLYL; from the exons ATGCGGCTGGCGCTGCTCTgggccctggggctcctgggcgcAGGCAGCCCCCTGTCCTCCCGGCCGCTCCCGGATCGAG GTGGCCCTGTGGAGGAGCAGACAAGGCCAGAGAGGGCCCTGGGTGGACACTCGGAGCCCCAGATCTTTCAAGACAGCCCCACACTCAGCCTAGCGGAGATGCTCCAG ACCAATCTGCCTGAGGCTCTGCGGATCAGATTGGAATTGGACGGTGACAGTCATACCCTGGAGCTGCTGCAGAATAG GGAGCTAGTCCCAGGCCGCCCACACCTGATGTGGTACCGGCCCGACGGCACCCGTGTGGCCAGCGAGGGACACGCTCTG GACAGCTGCTGCTACCAGGGAGCGGTACGGGGCCACGTGGGCTCCTGGGCATCCGTGTGCACCTGCTCAGGGCTCAG ggGTCTGGTGGTCCTGTCCCCCGAGAGAAGCTACACCTTGGAGCTGGGGCCCGGGGACCTGCGAGCCGCCCCCATCATCTCCCGGACCCGAGACCTCCTCCTGCCAGGCCGCACCTGTGGGTTGAGCGGGCACGCATCTGTGGCCACGCGGGCTCCCCAGGAGCGGCCCCGGGGACGGCGCCACAGCCACGTGCGCAGTCGTCGG CGGACGCGGGACGTGGTGGCAGAGACCAAGGTTATTGAGCTGGTGCTCGTAGCCGACCATTCTGAG GTCCAGAGGTACCCGGACTTCCAGTACCTGCTGACCCGCATGCTGAAGGTGGCCTTTCTCCTGGACACC TTCTTCCGGCCCCTGAACGTCCGGGTGGCGCTGGTgggcctggaggcctggagccaGCGTGACCTGGTGGAGATCAGCCGGGACCCCGGCCTCACGCTACACAACTTCCTGCGCTGGCGTCGGGAAGACTTACTGCCTCGACTGCCCCACGACAGCGCCCAGCTCGTGAC TGCCACCTCGTTCTCCGGGCCCGCGGTGGGCATGGCCACTCAGAATTCCATCTGCTCTCCCGACCTCTCGGGGGGTGTGAACATG GACCACTCCACCAGCGTCCTGGGGGTTGCGTCCTCCATAGCTCACGAGCTGGGCCACAGCCTGGGCCTGGACCACGACTTGCCAGGGAACAGCTGCCCCTGCCCGGGCCCGGCCCCGGCCAAGAGCTGCATCATGGAGGCCTCCACAGA CTTCCTGCCAGGCCTCAACTTCAGCAACTGCAGCCGGCGGGCCCTGGAGGAGGCTCTCCTGGAGGGGATGGGCAGCTGCCTCTTCGAACGGCAGCCCGGCCTGCCCTCTATGGCCGCTGTCTGCGGAAATATGTTGGTGGAGCCGGGCGAGCAGTGTGACTGTGGCTTCCCGGAC GAATGCACCGACCCCTGTTGCGATGACGTCACCTGCCAGCTGAGGCCTGGGGCGCAGTGCGCGTCCGGCGGGCTCTGTTGTCAGGATTGCCAG cTGCGCCCAGCCGGCTGGCAGTGCCGCCCCGCCAGAGGGGACTGTGACCTCGCGGAGTTCTGCTCGGGAGACAGCCCCCAGTGCCCTCCTGACGTCAGCCTGGGCGACGGTGAGCCGTGCGCGGGGGGCCAGGCTGTGTGCGTGCAGGGGCGCTGCGCTTCCTATGCCCAGCAGTGCCAGGCTCTCTGGGGACCCGGGGCCCAGCCCGCCGCACCGCGCTGCCTCCTTACCGCCAACACGAGAGGCGATGCCTTCGGGAGCTGTGGACGCAGCCCTGATGGCAGCTACGTGTCCTGTGCCCCTAA AGATGCCATGTGCGGGCAGCTCCAGTGCCAGGGGGGTCGGGCCCGGCCGCTGCGGGGCTCAGCCCGGGATCTACACTGGGAGATACTAGAGGCCAACGGGACCCAGCCGAAGCTGAACTGCAGCTGGGTCCACCTGGACCTGGGCAATGACGTGGCCCAGCCCCTCCTGACTCTGCCCGGCACAGCCTGTGGTCCTGACCTG GTGTGCATTGACCGTCGATGCCAGCCCGTGGGTCTCCTGGGAGCGCAGGAATGTCGAAGCAAGTGCCATGGGCACGGG GTCTGCGACAGCAAAGGACACTGCCGCTGCGAGGAGGGCTGGGCGCCGCCGGACTGTGCCAATCgcagcagag CAACCAGCTCCCTGACCACAGGGCTGCCTCTCAGCCTCCTGCTGTTGGTGGCCCTGATGCTCCTGGGCGCCAGCTACTGGCACCGTGCCCGCCTGCGCCAACGGCTCTGTCAGCTCAAAGGCCCCAGCTGCCAGTACAG GGCAGCCCAGTCTGGTCCCCCAGAACGCCCAGGACCCCCGCAGAGGGTCCTGCTGATGCCAGGTGCCAAG GCCAGTGCTCTTGGCTTCCCGGCTCCCCCTTCCAGGCCGCTGCCTCCTGACCCTGTGCCCAAGAGACTCCAG
- the ADAM15 gene encoding disintegrin and metalloproteinase domain-containing protein 15 isoform X7 produces the protein MRLALLWALGLLGAGSPLSSRPLPDRGGPVEEQTRPERALGGHSEPQIFQDSPTLSLAEMLQTNLPEALRIRLELDGDSHTLELLQNRELVPGRPHLMWYRPDGTRVASEGHALDSCCYQGAVRGHVGSWASVCTCSGLRGLVVLSPERSYTLELGPGDLRAAPIISRTRDLLLPGRTCGLSGHASVATRAPQERPRGRRHSHVRSRRRTRDVVAETKVIELVLVADHSEVQRYPDFQYLLTRMLKVAFLLDTFFRPLNVRVALVGLEAWSQRDLVEISRDPGLTLHNFLRWRREDLLPRLPHDSAQLVTATSFSGPAVGMATQNSICSPDLSGGVNMDHSTSVLGVASSIAHELGHSLGLDHDLPGNSCPCPGPAPAKSCIMEASTDFLPGLNFSNCSRRALEEALLEGMGSCLFERQPGLPSMAAVCGNMLVEPGEQCDCGFPDECTDPCCDDVTCQLRPGAQCASGGLCCQDCQLRPAGWQCRPARGDCDLAEFCSGDSPQCPPDVSLGDGEPCAGGQAVCVQGRCASYAQQCQALWGPGAQPAAPRCLLTANTRGDAFGSCGRSPDGSYVSCAPKDAMCGQLQCQGGRARPLRGSARDLHWEILEANGTQPKLNCSWVHLDLGNDVAQPLLTLPGTACGPDLVCIDRRCQPVGLLGAQECRSKCHGHGVCDSKGHCRCEEGWAPPDCANRSRATSSLTTGLPLSLLLLVALMLLGASYWHRARLRQRLCQLKGPSCQYRAAQSGPPERPGPPQRVLLMPGAKQASALGFPAPPSRPLPPDPVPKRLQGPAKPPPPRKPLPANPQSRCPLGDLPGPETGIQPVVVPSRPAPPPPAASSLYL, from the exons ATGCGGCTGGCGCTGCTCTgggccctggggctcctgggcgcAGGCAGCCCCCTGTCCTCCCGGCCGCTCCCGGATCGAG GTGGCCCTGTGGAGGAGCAGACAAGGCCAGAGAGGGCCCTGGGTGGACACTCGGAGCCCCAGATCTTTCAAGACAGCCCCACACTCAGCCTAGCGGAGATGCTCCAG ACCAATCTGCCTGAGGCTCTGCGGATCAGATTGGAATTGGACGGTGACAGTCATACCCTGGAGCTGCTGCAGAATAG GGAGCTAGTCCCAGGCCGCCCACACCTGATGTGGTACCGGCCCGACGGCACCCGTGTGGCCAGCGAGGGACACGCTCTG GACAGCTGCTGCTACCAGGGAGCGGTACGGGGCCACGTGGGCTCCTGGGCATCCGTGTGCACCTGCTCAGGGCTCAG ggGTCTGGTGGTCCTGTCCCCCGAGAGAAGCTACACCTTGGAGCTGGGGCCCGGGGACCTGCGAGCCGCCCCCATCATCTCCCGGACCCGAGACCTCCTCCTGCCAGGCCGCACCTGTGGGTTGAGCGGGCACGCATCTGTGGCCACGCGGGCTCCCCAGGAGCGGCCCCGGGGACGGCGCCACAGCCACGTGCGCAGTCGTCGG CGGACGCGGGACGTGGTGGCAGAGACCAAGGTTATTGAGCTGGTGCTCGTAGCCGACCATTCTGAG GTCCAGAGGTACCCGGACTTCCAGTACCTGCTGACCCGCATGCTGAAGGTGGCCTTTCTCCTGGACACC TTCTTCCGGCCCCTGAACGTCCGGGTGGCGCTGGTgggcctggaggcctggagccaGCGTGACCTGGTGGAGATCAGCCGGGACCCCGGCCTCACGCTACACAACTTCCTGCGCTGGCGTCGGGAAGACTTACTGCCTCGACTGCCCCACGACAGCGCCCAGCTCGTGAC TGCCACCTCGTTCTCCGGGCCCGCGGTGGGCATGGCCACTCAGAATTCCATCTGCTCTCCCGACCTCTCGGGGGGTGTGAACATG GACCACTCCACCAGCGTCCTGGGGGTTGCGTCCTCCATAGCTCACGAGCTGGGCCACAGCCTGGGCCTGGACCACGACTTGCCAGGGAACAGCTGCCCCTGCCCGGGCCCGGCCCCGGCCAAGAGCTGCATCATGGAGGCCTCCACAGA CTTCCTGCCAGGCCTCAACTTCAGCAACTGCAGCCGGCGGGCCCTGGAGGAGGCTCTCCTGGAGGGGATGGGCAGCTGCCTCTTCGAACGGCAGCCCGGCCTGCCCTCTATGGCCGCTGTCTGCGGAAATATGTTGGTGGAGCCGGGCGAGCAGTGTGACTGTGGCTTCCCGGAC GAATGCACCGACCCCTGTTGCGATGACGTCACCTGCCAGCTGAGGCCTGGGGCGCAGTGCGCGTCCGGCGGGCTCTGTTGTCAGGATTGCCAG cTGCGCCCAGCCGGCTGGCAGTGCCGCCCCGCCAGAGGGGACTGTGACCTCGCGGAGTTCTGCTCGGGAGACAGCCCCCAGTGCCCTCCTGACGTCAGCCTGGGCGACGGTGAGCCGTGCGCGGGGGGCCAGGCTGTGTGCGTGCAGGGGCGCTGCGCTTCCTATGCCCAGCAGTGCCAGGCTCTCTGGGGACCCGGGGCCCAGCCCGCCGCACCGCGCTGCCTCCTTACCGCCAACACGAGAGGCGATGCCTTCGGGAGCTGTGGACGCAGCCCTGATGGCAGCTACGTGTCCTGTGCCCCTAA AGATGCCATGTGCGGGCAGCTCCAGTGCCAGGGGGGTCGGGCCCGGCCGCTGCGGGGCTCAGCCCGGGATCTACACTGGGAGATACTAGAGGCCAACGGGACCCAGCCGAAGCTGAACTGCAGCTGGGTCCACCTGGACCTGGGCAATGACGTGGCCCAGCCCCTCCTGACTCTGCCCGGCACAGCCTGTGGTCCTGACCTG GTGTGCATTGACCGTCGATGCCAGCCCGTGGGTCTCCTGGGAGCGCAGGAATGTCGAAGCAAGTGCCATGGGCACGGG GTCTGCGACAGCAAAGGACACTGCCGCTGCGAGGAGGGCTGGGCGCCGCCGGACTGTGCCAATCgcagcagag CAACCAGCTCCCTGACCACAGGGCTGCCTCTCAGCCTCCTGCTGTTGGTGGCCCTGATGCTCCTGGGCGCCAGCTACTGGCACCGTGCCCGCCTGCGCCAACGGCTCTGTCAGCTCAAAGGCCCCAGCTGCCAGTACAG GGCAGCCCAGTCTGGTCCCCCAGAACGCCCAGGACCCCCGCAGAGGGTCCTGCTGATGCCAGGTGCCAAG CAGGCCAGTGCTCTTGGCTTCCCGGCTCCCCCTTCCAGGCCGCTGCCTCCTGACCCTGTGCCCAAGAGACTCCAG
- the ADAM15 gene encoding disintegrin and metalloproteinase domain-containing protein 15 isoform X3: protein MRLALLWALGLLGAGSPLSSRPLPDRGGPVEEQTRPERALGGHSEPQIFQDSPTLSLAEMLQTNLPEALRIRLELDGDSHTLELLQNRELVPGRPHLMWYRPDGTRVASEGHALDSCCYQGAVRGHVGSWASVCTCSGLRGLVVLSPERSYTLELGPGDLRAAPIISRTRDLLLPGRTCGLSGHASVATRAPQERPRGRRHSHVRSRRRTRDVVAETKVIELVLVADHSEVQRYPDFQYLLTRMLKVAFLLDTFFRPLNVRVALVGLEAWSQRDLVEISRDPGLTLHNFLRWRREDLLPRLPHDSAQLVTATSFSGPAVGMATQNSICSPDLSGGVNMDHSTSVLGVASSIAHELGHSLGLDHDLPGNSCPCPGPAPAKSCIMEASTDFLPGLNFSNCSRRALEEALLEGMGSCLFERQPGLPSMAAVCGNMLVEPGEQCDCGFPDECTDPCCDDVTCQLRPGAQCASGGLCCQDCQLRPAGWQCRPARGDCDLAEFCSGDSPQCPPDVSLGDGEPCAGGQAVCVQGRCASYAQQCQALWGPGAQPAAPRCLLTANTRGDAFGSCGRSPDGSYVSCAPKDAMCGQLQCQGGRARPLRGSARDLHWEILEANGTQPKLNCSWVHLDLGNDVAQPLLTLPGTACGPDLVCIDRRCQPVGLLGAQECRSKCHGHGVCDSKGHCRCEEGWAPPDCANRSRATSSLTTGLPLSLLLLVALMLLGASYWHRARLRQRLCQLKGPSCQYRAAQSGPPERPGPPQRVLLMPGAKQASALGFPAPPSRPLPPDPVPKRLQAELDDRPNPPTRPLPADPVVRHPKGPAKPPPPRKPLPANPQSRCPLGDLPGPETGIQPVVVPSRPAPPPPAASSLYL, encoded by the exons ATGCGGCTGGCGCTGCTCTgggccctggggctcctgggcgcAGGCAGCCCCCTGTCCTCCCGGCCGCTCCCGGATCGAG GTGGCCCTGTGGAGGAGCAGACAAGGCCAGAGAGGGCCCTGGGTGGACACTCGGAGCCCCAGATCTTTCAAGACAGCCCCACACTCAGCCTAGCGGAGATGCTCCAG ACCAATCTGCCTGAGGCTCTGCGGATCAGATTGGAATTGGACGGTGACAGTCATACCCTGGAGCTGCTGCAGAATAG GGAGCTAGTCCCAGGCCGCCCACACCTGATGTGGTACCGGCCCGACGGCACCCGTGTGGCCAGCGAGGGACACGCTCTG GACAGCTGCTGCTACCAGGGAGCGGTACGGGGCCACGTGGGCTCCTGGGCATCCGTGTGCACCTGCTCAGGGCTCAG ggGTCTGGTGGTCCTGTCCCCCGAGAGAAGCTACACCTTGGAGCTGGGGCCCGGGGACCTGCGAGCCGCCCCCATCATCTCCCGGACCCGAGACCTCCTCCTGCCAGGCCGCACCTGTGGGTTGAGCGGGCACGCATCTGTGGCCACGCGGGCTCCCCAGGAGCGGCCCCGGGGACGGCGCCACAGCCACGTGCGCAGTCGTCGG CGGACGCGGGACGTGGTGGCAGAGACCAAGGTTATTGAGCTGGTGCTCGTAGCCGACCATTCTGAG GTCCAGAGGTACCCGGACTTCCAGTACCTGCTGACCCGCATGCTGAAGGTGGCCTTTCTCCTGGACACC TTCTTCCGGCCCCTGAACGTCCGGGTGGCGCTGGTgggcctggaggcctggagccaGCGTGACCTGGTGGAGATCAGCCGGGACCCCGGCCTCACGCTACACAACTTCCTGCGCTGGCGTCGGGAAGACTTACTGCCTCGACTGCCCCACGACAGCGCCCAGCTCGTGAC TGCCACCTCGTTCTCCGGGCCCGCGGTGGGCATGGCCACTCAGAATTCCATCTGCTCTCCCGACCTCTCGGGGGGTGTGAACATG GACCACTCCACCAGCGTCCTGGGGGTTGCGTCCTCCATAGCTCACGAGCTGGGCCACAGCCTGGGCCTGGACCACGACTTGCCAGGGAACAGCTGCCCCTGCCCGGGCCCGGCCCCGGCCAAGAGCTGCATCATGGAGGCCTCCACAGA CTTCCTGCCAGGCCTCAACTTCAGCAACTGCAGCCGGCGGGCCCTGGAGGAGGCTCTCCTGGAGGGGATGGGCAGCTGCCTCTTCGAACGGCAGCCCGGCCTGCCCTCTATGGCCGCTGTCTGCGGAAATATGTTGGTGGAGCCGGGCGAGCAGTGTGACTGTGGCTTCCCGGAC GAATGCACCGACCCCTGTTGCGATGACGTCACCTGCCAGCTGAGGCCTGGGGCGCAGTGCGCGTCCGGCGGGCTCTGTTGTCAGGATTGCCAG cTGCGCCCAGCCGGCTGGCAGTGCCGCCCCGCCAGAGGGGACTGTGACCTCGCGGAGTTCTGCTCGGGAGACAGCCCCCAGTGCCCTCCTGACGTCAGCCTGGGCGACGGTGAGCCGTGCGCGGGGGGCCAGGCTGTGTGCGTGCAGGGGCGCTGCGCTTCCTATGCCCAGCAGTGCCAGGCTCTCTGGGGACCCGGGGCCCAGCCCGCCGCACCGCGCTGCCTCCTTACCGCCAACACGAGAGGCGATGCCTTCGGGAGCTGTGGACGCAGCCCTGATGGCAGCTACGTGTCCTGTGCCCCTAA AGATGCCATGTGCGGGCAGCTCCAGTGCCAGGGGGGTCGGGCCCGGCCGCTGCGGGGCTCAGCCCGGGATCTACACTGGGAGATACTAGAGGCCAACGGGACCCAGCCGAAGCTGAACTGCAGCTGGGTCCACCTGGACCTGGGCAATGACGTGGCCCAGCCCCTCCTGACTCTGCCCGGCACAGCCTGTGGTCCTGACCTG GTGTGCATTGACCGTCGATGCCAGCCCGTGGGTCTCCTGGGAGCGCAGGAATGTCGAAGCAAGTGCCATGGGCACGGG GTCTGCGACAGCAAAGGACACTGCCGCTGCGAGGAGGGCTGGGCGCCGCCGGACTGTGCCAATCgcagcagag CAACCAGCTCCCTGACCACAGGGCTGCCTCTCAGCCTCCTGCTGTTGGTGGCCCTGATGCTCCTGGGCGCCAGCTACTGGCACCGTGCCCGCCTGCGCCAACGGCTCTGTCAGCTCAAAGGCCCCAGCTGCCAGTACAG GGCAGCCCAGTCTGGTCCCCCAGAACGCCCAGGACCCCCGCAGAGGGTCCTGCTGATGCCAGGTGCCAAG CAGGCCAGTGCTCTTGGCTTCCCGGCTCCCCCTTCCAGGCCGCTGCCTCCTGACCCTGTGCCCAAGAGACTCCAG